The proteins below are encoded in one region of Salmo salar chromosome ssa02, Ssal_v3.1, whole genome shotgun sequence:
- the LOC106573713 gene encoding G-protein coupled receptor 20 gives MEPAYTGMSLDNSTSTVMPMETSAGNTNVSREPYMHRLAHLDEGLYNDFYSLWICLVVVNTLIFMVGMVLNTLALYVFCFRTKPKTTSVIYTINLAVTDLLVNLSLPTRIILYYSGGKCLNCSYVHIFSYFVNMYCSILFLTSICVDRYLAIVQVEASRKWRNPNVAKGVCIFIWLFAIVVTYSFLTTAFRHVGCCVSKLFVLTVFEFFLPLVVIVVFTVRIMCALSNSSLMQQSRERRVRAVQLLTTVLVIFTICFTPFHVRQVLVYFYPDMPHHVIVYHVTVTLSSLNSCMDPIVYCFVTNNFQSSMRGFFRKAEAELEQTSGNIISMQNSSKGSGTVTAIAHSVMMNVLSSSSPQHGNHITLD, from the coding sequence ATGGAGCCTGCTTATACTGGGATGTCACTGGATAACTCTACCTCAACAGTGATGCCCATGGAGACCTCCGCCGGCAACACCAATGTGAGCAGAGAGCCGTACATGCACCGCCTGGCCCATCTAGACGAGGGTCTCTACAATGACTTCTACAGCCTGTGGATCTGTCTGGTGGTGGTCAACACACTCATCTTCATGGTGGGAATGGTTCTCAACACCCTGGCCCTGTACGTGTTCTGCTTTCGCACCAAGCCCAAGACCACCTCAGTCATCTACACCATCAATCTGGCTGTCACAGACCTACTGGTTAACCTCTCCCTGCCCACACGTATCATTCTCTACTACAGTGGGGGAAAGTGCCTCAACTGCTCCTACGTGCATATATTCAGCTACTTTGTCAACATGTACTGCAGCATCCTCTTCCTCACCAGTATATGCGTGGACAGATACCTGGCCATAGTACAGGTTGAGGCCTCTAGGAAGTGGAGGAACCCTAACGTGGCCAAGGGGGTGTGCATTTTCATCTGGCTCTTCGCTATCGTGGTCACCTACTCCTTCCTCACCACGGCGTTCCGACACGTGGGCTGCTGCGTCTCCAAGCTCTTCGTCCTGACCGTCTTCGAGTTCTTCCTCCCCTTGGTCGTCATCGTGGTGTTCACCGTGCGCATCATGTGTGCCCTGTCCAACTCCAGTCTGatgcagcagagcagagagaggcgTGTGAGGGCCGTGCAGCTCCTCACCACTGTCCTGGTCATCTTCACCATCTGCTTCACCCCGTTCCACGTCAGGCAGGTGCTGGTGTACTTCTATCCCGACATGCCCCACCACGTCATTGTCTACCACGTCACCGTCACCCTCAGCAGCCTGAACAGCTGCATGGACCCCATCGTCTACTGCTTCGTCACCAACAACTTCCAGTCCAGCATGAGGGGCTTCTTCCGCAAGGCAGAGGCAGAGCTGGAGCAGACCAGTGGGAACATCATCAGCATGCAGAATAGCTCCAAGGGCTCGGGGACTGTCACGGCTATCGCTCACAGTGTGATGATGAacgtcctgtcctcctcctctccccagcatGGGAACCACATAACGTTAGACTGA